Proteins encoded together in one Telopea speciosissima isolate NSW1024214 ecotype Mountain lineage chromosome 6, Tspe_v1, whole genome shotgun sequence window:
- the LOC122665065 gene encoding two-component response regulator ORR3-like produces MSGSTSGEKLHVLAVDDSIVDRKLVERLLRSSSFRVTTADSAKRALELLGLGKNSSHCQEPKVNMIITDYCMPEMTGYDLLKIVKESSTLREIPVVIMSSENVPTRINRCLEEGAEEFLLKPLRQSDVSRLHNHIVRMNSVN; encoded by the exons ATGTCTGGTTCAACATCTGGAGAGAAACTTCATGTACTTGCTGTGGATGATAGTATTGTTGATAGGAAGTTGGTTGAGAGATTGCTTAGAAGCTCTTCCTTCAGAG TGACGACTGCTGACAGTGCCAAAAGAGCATTGGAATTGCTGGGTTTGGGGAAAAATAGTTCACATTGTCAG GAGCCGAAGGTGAACATGATAATCACTGATTATTGCATGCCAGAGATGACAGGATATGATCTTCTCAAAATAGTAAag GAATCTTCAACTTTGAGGGAAATCCCAGTTGTTATTATGTCTTCTGAGAATGTTCCAACCAGAATCAACAG ATGCTTGGAAGAAGGAGCAGAGGAGTTCTTGCTGAAACCCCTCAGGCAATCTGATGTGTCGCGATTGCATAACCACATAGTGCGGATGAATAGTGTAAACTGA